The genome window GACGACGGGGGCGGCAGAGTAGGCGACTCCAAGAAGAGCGGGGGTGGCGACCTTAGCGACGGGGGCGGCGTAGGCAGCGGGTGCGTGGTAGGCGGGGGCGGCGTATGCGGGGGCGGCAACAACTGGGGCCTTGTAGGCGACGGGAGTGGCGTAAGCGGGGGCGGCGACGGCTACTGGGGCCTTGTAGGCGACGGGAGCGGCGTAAGCGGGGGCGGCGACGGCTACTGGGGCCTTGTAGGCGACAGGGGCAGTGTATGCGGGGGCGGCGTAGGCAGCAGGTGCGTGGTAGGCGGGGGCGGCGTAGGTGGCGTATCCGGGGTTGCTGACGCGGACATCAGACTTGCTGACGCTGGAGTAGGGGGTGTCGATGGTCTTGGTGTAGGTGGACACCTGTCCCAGGTTGCCGTAGCTCCTCAGGATGTTGGCCGACTGGGAGGTGACTGCTGCTGGCACAGCCTTGGCCACAACGGGGGCGGCGTATGCGGGGGCAGCATAAGCGGGGGCGGCGTATGCTGGGTAGGCTGGGGCCACTGGGGCAACTGGGAATCCAGCGTTGGCGAAAGCCAGCAGGGTGGTGAACACGATGTACTGTAACAAAGACGCACTtatttagaattcaataaatgtGTATTCCACTTACATCCAGTTACATCCAGATTCTGttaattgaaagaatttattcattcattctcagTCATCTTATTCTAAAAATTATGAACACCAAACTTATCACCTGAATTCACGCAAAATTTCAAAGGAAGCATCTAGAGAATATTGAAAAAGCTTTGTTAAGATAAAACTATAAATAACTAAAACATCGAGCAACTGAACAGTCTTAGTTTGTAGTTCACAATCTG of Nilaparvata lugens isolate BPH unplaced genomic scaffold, ASM1435652v1 scaffold4506, whole genome shotgun sequence contains these proteins:
- the LOC111056492 gene encoding pupal cuticle protein C1B, coding for MACKYIVFTTLLAFANAGFPVAPVAPAYPAYAAPAYAAPAYAAPVVAKAVPAAVTSQSANILRSYGNLGQVSTYTKTIDTPYSSVSKSDVRVSNPGYATYAAPAYHAPAAYAAPAYTAPVAYKAPVAVAAPAYAAPVAYKAPVAVAAPAYATPVAYKAPVVAAPAYAAPAYHAPAAYAAPVAKVATPALLGVAYSAAP